GTTTTCTGGTGCAAAGGATAAGCCGTTATATCATATGTCCACTTTAAATGAATTAATCACTCTGTGTAGGGCTAAAAAGAAAGATGCCAAGGCGCTTCTCAAATGCAAAAGATATGATGGCGCTGTGTACACTTGCGGATATATTGTTGAATTGGCATTAAAAATCAAAATATGTAAAACACTGAAATGGACAGACTATCCTCCTCCAAGTGATTGTTTTAAATCTTTTAAAACCCATAACTTGGCATTTCTCCTTGCATGTACGGGAATCGAAGGGAGGATTAAGAAGAATTATTTGGCGCTTTGGTCTTTTTTTACCAATTGGTCGCCTGAGATGCGGTATGAAGTGAAAAAACAATATTCTATGCAAGAGGCCACGGATATGGTTAATGCTGCAGTAACGCTACAGAGTAAAATATGCAAGATTTAATTCAGAAATTTCAGCTAGTACTTGAGCAAATTGAAAGACAAGGTGATGTTTCCTTTTGTGGTCTATTTTTAAGAGACAATGCTCTTCAAAAGTGGGATTTTGTTATAGCCGCACCCTGGCTCAATCCTAGAGATTTAGAATCATATAAAGTGGTAAGTCAGGCGATTCAAAAAATTCTGAGCAATGATGAATTAGTTCAATTAGCGGGAATCGTTATTCTGCGCGAAGAAAACAATGAATTAATTAAAGCAGTTAAAAAATTAGTGAAAGGTAAACAAGTATCGAGATTATGGGAACCACAAGTCTTACCTACCAACTCAGATTTCAAAGTATTAGAAGCCTATATTCTTTTATCCTAAGTGATTTTTGATCAAAACTTAAGTTTGTTTTTCTGCAATTCTTTAAAAGTATTCAGCTAATTTTTACGGTGCAACCGCGGTGCAACGAAAAAATATTTTGCCATTAAAATCCGGTAAAATCCAATAGCCTTTTATGCCTTTTCAGCTTATTATCACTGGTAAAGCGGCTGGTTCTTACCGGATTGTCTGAATAGTTCCCGCATTCGTAATGTGAAGGTCTAAAAAGCCGGCTTAAGCCAATAGACCAAAAGAGTATGAAAACTCCCTCGGAAATTTCAAGAAAAGCTAATTAAAATCCTTAATCAAAATAATATTCTTTGAAATTGGGGGGAATGTATACCGGCGTTTCATGGGGGCTATGTCCCAGGGCACGAATAGCATCAAAATGTTCATACTCAATCGGAATAATCGAAAGTCTTGAACCTTTATTTAATAGCTCAAGCCCTTTAAACATAGGGGAGTCCTTGAGATCAGCTAAAGAAACAAAATAGGGGAATTTTTCCACATACTCTACTTCAACAGTCGCCCAAATCGGGCTTTTTTGTGTGGAACGCTTATCATAATAGGGGCTTTCAGAATCTAGTGCCGTTAAGTCATAGATGCCTGTTTTACAGATGCGACAAATACCGGCTACTCCTGGAGGCGCAACATTAGAATGATAGAAAAGGGCCAAATCACCCACTTCCATTTCATCGCGCATGTAATTGCGTGCCTGATAGTTACGAACGCCATCCCAAAGCGTAAAGCCATCTTGCTTTAAATCATCTATAGAATAAACAGAGGGTTCGGATTTCATCAGCCAATATTTCGTCATTGCTGTTTATCCCATGGGTTAATCTTTATATCCCCACTATACATTTTCAGTTTTTAACGTCAATTTTTTGACGTTTGATTCTTTTTGTGGTCGAGATAATTTTGCAGAATGAGAACAGCTGCAACAGCATCGATCACTTTTGATCGTTTTTTACGATTGAATGATCCTTCACGTAGGGCACGTTCGGCTTGTACTGTTGTTAACCGTTCGTCCCATGTTACGATAGGAATGGGTGTGGCTGCTTTGAAAAGCTCCACGAAATGCAACACTTCATCTGCTTGAAAACCTTTTTTACCACTCATTAAGAGGGGCAAACCCACAACGATTTCCTCAATCTCACATGCTAGTCTTTGTTGATGCGCATTTATCTCTTCAACAAGTTTAGCAACTGTTCTTTCCACTTTTTTTTCTGCAGCAACTGTTTTTAAAGAGGAGGCGATTGTTTGACTTTCATCAGAGATCGCAATGCCAATGCGAGCTAATCCGTAATCGAGAGAAACAATTCGTTTTGGGAGGGGTCTGCTCATGCTGTTTTTTCCTTATGCATTTGAATCATAGCTTCCACAAATTTTAAAAAGAGTGGATGAGGTTGAGTGGGTTTCGATAGAAACTCAGGATGAAATTGAACACCGATCATCCAGCGATGATTTTGAATTTCTGCAATTTCACAGAGATCTTCTCCTGCTAAGGTACCTGTTAAGCGCAGCCCTTTTTCCTCGGCTTTTTCTCGATAGGCATTATTGAACTCATATCGATGGCGATGTCGTTCAAGAATAACGGGTTTTTGGTAAGCTTCAAAAGCTTTACTATCTAATTGAAGTTGGCATTCGTGTGCTCCAAGGCGCATGGTGCCCCCTAAATCCTGGACATTTTTTTGCTCACTGAGTAAAGAAATGATGGGATTTTTAGTCATCGGCTCAATTTCAGTTGAGTTTGCGTCTTCAATGTTTAGAACATGGCGTGCAAATTCAACGGCCATGACTTGCATGCCAAGGCAAATACCAAAATAGGGGATATTGTTTTCGCGGCAATACTTAGCGGTTAAAATTTTTCCCATCCAGCCTCTCTCTCCAAAGCCTCCCGGAACCAGGTATCCATCACAATCTTGAAGGGCATGTGGCAGCGAAGGGTCTTCGGAAACTTTGTCTGCTTCTATCGGGACGATTTCGAGTTGATATCCCGCATGGATAGCGGCGTGATAAAGTGCTTCGAATACAGATTTGTAGGCATCGTGGTGTTGCACATATTTACCCACAATCCCAACTTTTATCGTTCCTTTTGGATGGCGAATTTTTTCTATAATAGCTTCCCAATCTTTAAGCTCTATTGAAGAATTTGGCAGATTGAGTCGTTCGCAGATCATTTGATCCAGTTTTTGCTCATGCAATCGTAAAGGAACTTCATAAATGCTAAATTCAACATCGGTTTCTTCAATAACGGCTTGGAGCGGAACGTTGCAAAATAAGCTGATTTTTTCTTTAACGTCTAAGTCTAAATTGTTTTCACAGCGACAAAGAATGATATCAGGGAAAAGCCCGATTTCACGCAAAACTTGCACAGAATGTTGAGAGGGCTTTGTTTTGACTTCTTTGGCTGCCTTTAAAAAAGGGACGTACGTTAAATGAATATTGAGGCAATTCCCCCGATGTTCATATTGAAACTGACGAATGGCTTCCAAAAAAGGAAGGGATTCAATATCGCCGACAGTTCCTCCAATTTCAACTAAGACCACATCAATATTTTCTTTTTGCTTTGCACATTGAAGGATACGCAGCTTGATTTCATCGGTAATATGTGGAATGACTTGGACCGTTTTTCCGAGGTAATCTCCCCGTCTTTCACGCTTAATGACTTGGTGATATATCTGACCAGATGTTGCATTAGATGCTCGCGTGAGGGGGGAGTTCGTGTACCGGTAATAATGCCCGAGGTCTAAATCTGTTTCAGCCCCATCGTCGGTGACATAAACCTCACCATGCTGATAGGGACTCATTGTGCCAGGATCTACATTTAGATAGGGATCCAATTTAAGCATTGCAATGCTTAAACCTTTTTTTTCTAATAGCATTCCGATGGATGCTGAGGTCAGTCCTTTCCCTAGGGAAGAGCAGACTCCTCCGGTGATGAAGATGTATTTTGTTTGCATAAAAGATATTCAACTTTTTTAATGTCTGCGGGCTCGTCAACTCCGATGCTGATACTATCAACAACAACAGTTTTGATTCGATACCCATGTTCTAAAATTTTGAGTTGTTCCAAATCTTCCGACAGCTGAAGAGGTGTGGATGGGAGTTTGGTATACAACAATAAAAAATCTGTTCGATAGCCATACACACCGATATGTCTATAATAACGTGTTTCAGGTTGATATCCTTGTTTTTTCGAAGAAGGGATTAGAGCACGGCTAAAGTAAAGGGCATCTCCATCTTGGCGGCGAACGCATTTAACAACGGAAGAATCTAAAGCCTCTTCTTCTGTTTGAATAGGAGTAATGGGCGTTGAAACCATAATTTGTTTGTCTGATTGAAGTCCTTCAATGACTTTTTGGATGACCTCGGGTTCAAGAAAAGGTTCATCTCCTTGAATATTAATTACAAAGGGAATTTTTTGCAGAGTGGGGTTTAGCGTCAGAACTTCCGCTAGTCGGTCTGTTCCATTGCGACAATTTTCAGACGTTAGATAAGCCTTTCCTCCAAAAGATTGCACATGTTCTAAAATGCTTGGGCTATCTGTTGCTACAATAAGGTCGTCCAGTAGTTTGCAGCGAAGGGCGTTTTCATAGGTTCTTTGAATAAGCGTTTTGCCAGCGATAGGGATTAAAAGTTTTCCAGGAAGACGTTCGCTTTTCAATCGAGCGGGTATGATTCCAATGACTTGTAATGCGTGTTCCATAAGACAAATCCGAGCTTAGTTGTTATGTGAAAAATCATACATGATTCGAGCCATACATTCAATTACAAGTTCTTGATAGCAAATTTTTATTTGTATCTCTGTATTTATTTATTCTTAATATTATTATGTTATAATGGAAATGAAATAATAACATGGGCATTAGAATGACTAAAAAAAATCTCATCCAAAAAGAAATATTAACTAATTCATTTGAAAATCATGCGTTTCAAATGTCGATGCAAGTCACTCTTGATGAAAATCTTGAAGACAAAAGATTAATTGGTATTATAAAGGGCATTCTAAATCAAGTTAAAACTCCCATTAAAGATTTAAAAATCCAAATAAAAAATCCTGAAAACATTCAATTTCGGATAGGGGAAGGCGCTACCCAAAAGTTGGATTTAGCGTTAGAAAATGATCTTCCCACTGATCTTAGAATTCGCATTTTGTCAATAGCAGCTCGCGCCCTTCCCAAAAGTGGACGGTCGATGAAAGAAATACGCCAAGAATTATTAAAAACATGGCCAAACCGTGTGCCGATCATCAAGCTTTTTTGGGGAATTGCCATCCTTCCGCTATGTGCTTTAATGCACATTCTTTCTTTAAGAAAATATGATTTAGGTGATTTGGATATTGCCACAAACCCTGAGCATGAAAAAAGTTTGTTAACCTTGTTGGAATGGAGCAAACATGCGCTGGATTTAAAAAAAGAAACAGATTCTTTGTTATCGCTTGGTGAAGAATTCACGATGGCAAATCAATTTGAAGAAGCCATACAAATAGGAAAACTGTTGCAGGGAGACACATCCAAAGCAACTCTCGCGCAAAAATATGCCCATAACATTGTGGATCGATTTAAAAAAATCGAAGAAAGACCAGATGCTATTAATCTCATGTTAATTCCGACAGGATATTGGAAAAAAAAGACATTCCAACCTGTTTTGTTGGCTTTTTACCGAAATGCGGAAGGAAAACTGGGCTTAACGGAATTTACCTATGGCAAAAAGAATAAAGACGCTCGTGATTTTGTTTGGGATAAAGAGATTAATGCTGATGAGTTCAGCAAATTTCTAGCTCCTTTATTAGGTTTAGAAGAAAAAGTCAAAACCTCTGCTCCATCAAAAAATATAGCTCGAGCAGCCTATTTGCAGATGGGCGCTGTGAATTTAAGAGAAAATGCTATGCAAAATATGGCAGAGCAAGGAATACAAGGTGCTGCTTCCTTTATTCCTGGGGTTCTTGAAGAATCAGGATCAAATCAAGCATTTAGAGAACAAATTTGGGTAAGTTCAGGAGCAACATTTGTTCCATCGCGTGCGGAGAAAAGAGGCAAGATACGAACGAGCCCCGACAAAATTATCCACGAAATGATTCGCCTGCAGTTTGGTGATTCTGCAGCAGCTGACAAAGCGACCTTTACACTAGCTATTTTGAATGATCGACTTGAAAAAGTTATCAAAGCTTTACCTCAAATGCGGTTAGAAGACAAATTAAAATGGCTAAAACTACTGGAACAAGATCAAAAAAGGTTAGAAAGGCAGCTTGCCAAATCCTCTGGAAATCCTCAATTCAAAGAGCTTGTTTTAGATCCCGCGAGTCCTTTTTCAGCATTTTCTAAAAGAATTCATGATTTAAAAATTGAGTTGGCTAAGCTGGATAAAATGCAGGCCAGCTATCACAAAAAAAGAGCTGGAATTCTCAATAAAGTAAAAAATTTCCCTATTAGGCTTGAAATTCCTCTGAAGCTTCAAACTAAGCAAAAGAGAAAAGAGGAAATTCAGATACAAATTTCAGAAGCCGATTTAAAGTTAATAGAAGATATCAAAGCAGGCTTTACCAATCCGACAGTTGATAATGTAAGAGAGACGACCAAACAACTGCTCGCTTTGGGAGAACGTCTTGATCAATTAGTCGATGAAAAAAAATACACTGCGACCATAGAACTCTACCGATCAATCATTCCTTATATCCCTTCTCCTATTAGTAAAGATCCTTTGCAACCAGTGACAATATATGATCTTTTGCTTCAAAAAGCTATTCAAGAAGGCAAAAGCGAGTTGCTCGACCAATTTAGTGCTTCTTTAGAAAAGCTAACCCATTATTCATGGGAGGCAAGAGTCAAATCAAGAGATTTACCTCTCACAAGTTCTGAATGGGTGCATACAATTAATCACCAGGCGGTTTTATATCAATTGATTGAAAGGCGTAAACAATGGGTGGAGGCAATATACCCTGAAAAATTTACGCTTGAAGACTTAAAAGTTGCGAAGACGAGAGAAAAAATTAAGAAAAAGCTGACTCTAGAAGATGTGACGATTTATCTTCTTTCAGATTTCTATCGCCGAAATGATTATGAAATGCTGATTGGAAAATTGGTTGCGGAAGAACATCTAAGACCTACGCTGAATCCGGAACTTGAAGAACGTTTTATGCTCGCACGTTCACTTTTTATAAAAGGAAACGTTAAAACTCACGGAGTAGGTCACGGATTAGGCATTGTAAGTTATATAGATGAACGAGAAAGAAAAGATATTAATCATGTCAAACTAATTGCTCAAATTTCCGATCTTTATCTGGGCAAAAAAGATTCCCATCTCCAAGAGAGCAAAAATCTCCAAAAGAGCAAAAAAGGTTTTTATGATTTAACTCCTCGAGAAAAAACTGTGTGGAGAACTATTTTGAATCGAGAGAAACCATCAACTTCTGTGGAAGATCTTCCACAAGTACCAGGGCAAATGGTGGATATGTATCGTTCTCAGCTCATGCTAACGTCGTTAGTTCATCCTGAGACAGCTTTTGGTTATTTAAAAGGAAATATTAGAGTATTTGGGAATGTTCCCACGTTGGTTCGTCTTTACATGAATGGAAAAAACCCTGAAAGGCAAAGGGAGCTCGCTCAAAAAAGAATGGATCGGATCAATGCTTTTACATTTAAGAAGCTTCAAAAACTTAAGCGATTAGATCTTGTTTTTCATCCAATGGATAAATTCGGGTGGTATCAATGCGGAATCAAAGAACGAGGAAATAAAGGTGTGACAAAAGGATTCTGGTGGGGAATTTCCCCATTTGGTTTAGCTAGCGCCTTTGTGTTTTTGGAACAAATGCGAAAAGAGTCCATTCATGAAAAGAAAATGGGCGAGCCAAAAGGGATATTTTTTGGAAAAACAATTGGTAATTTTAGAAAGGAATATCCTCATCATTTATCAGGAATGGAAGCACCTTTAAATGTGAATAATACGTCTGCAACATGGATGGGTAAGTTAATGAGTGTGGAGGGGGAAAGCCCTGTTGATGATTGGTTTAAAGTATGTATTGAATTGAAGGATGATGATTCCGAATTTGATTATTCTCCAAAAAATGTTGAAGAAGTGTTTGACTTGGCATTACAACGTTTTAATTATTTTGAAGGGAATGATGAACAACGTCGTTTGCTGGCGGTTCTTTTTCGTCCTCATGTTTTACAAAGAGCTCTGAGGAGAGACCCACAATATTTTATTCGACGTTCTGCCGATTTGCAAAATGCTTTGAAAATAGCGGTGGAAAGTGGTCATTTTAACCGAGCTGCATTTCTCCTATTTCTAAATACGCAAGTTGTACATCACGCTAAATTGGCGATAAAATGGTCGGGAAATGCCTCTGATTTGGATCCATATCAGCTTGAGTTCGCTGAGCAAGCCGTTGATGCAGATGCACTGCAGATGGTGATCCAGCAAATGCCAAGTCTCTATTCCATTGATCAAAAGAGTGGTTCAAGCTATTTGAAATTGATGATTAATTGGATGAGCTTTCCTGACACTTCTGTAGAAGAGCAGCTAAAATTTTCCACCTACCTTTTAAGTTGCTTTGTGAACGATGCTCAGGCTGAAAACCCCGCAGCTTTGGAACTCCTAAACGACAGCACCATACGTGCTCATCTTATTCTTGCAGCCAATCGTCTACGGGTGATTAAAGAACAATGGACAATTCCTCTATTAGCCGAATCTGGCATAGAATGGGCTGAAAAATTTTTCTTCCCTTGGCTTGCAATGGCACCTCTTTCAAAAGAAGAAATGAATATGACTTTTGATCGCTGGGTTGAGTTGCAGCAAGGTGAAATAGCAGAAGGCATTGTATGGATTCAAAATAAGGAACATCCGCATATTTGGGAAAAGGGAGAGTCCAAAATTGATGCGTCTACAATGCACATCCTTTTATTTAACGGGAAAAAACCTAAGGGTATTAAGACGGCGCTTCCCAAAAAACTTTTGGAATCTCCAGACTACGACCTTCTATTTCGCGGAAAAGAATTTACAGCTTTTGCACAGCTTGGAGAGCAAAAAGGGGAAATGGTCTATCGCTTTAAAGATGAAAAAGGAAATAACTTCAAAATTACACATAACGTGAAAGAAGAGTCCATTGTCATCGAGCAGAAATTTTTACCTGAGTTTTCAGGATTGAAAAAGGCACAATGGTATCGTTTTTGTCATCCCGATGCTTATGCTCATTTGACTGTAGAAGAAAAGAAAAAGATGCGTAAAAATGACGCGATGACTAAAGCCATTGATGATATAACTTCTCAGTTGGATAAGAAAAAAATCCCTCCCAAAGTTAATAAAATGCTAGAAAGTAAAGAAATGCGTGAGGCAAAAAGCATTGAAAAAACTTTGATTGAACGAGGGATGTGGATCAATTCAGACAAACCTAGCCAAGGCTTTGCCATATTGCCATTACAACCCGATAGTCCAATATCCAATGATATTTTCCGGTTGCGCTTTGATAAAAAGCAACATTTAACAAGCATAAAAAGTCTTTCTGGTCGAACTGTTATCCATGATGAGCAGGAAAGGCTTGCAAAGGTGTTAGCTCCAACTGAAAATCATAAAATTGTTTTTTTACGTGGAAAATGGTCAAAAGGGATCGCTGAAATCCGCTTACTCGAACAGGGCTTAATCTTTCAAAGAAAAAACAAGACAAATCCGTGGGTCGTCGCTTCAGGACCCTATCAGGGTTATCAATGGACAATTGGTGGAGGAAAAGCTGCTCAACTTACATCTTCTTTAGATTTTCCTTTAGAGGAATTTGGGGTGTCCTTGAAGGATCCTGTCAGCGGTGATACGCATCTATTAATTTGGCCGCATCATGTAAAAAATAAAAAGGAGATGGTTCTTGATAAAAAAGATACTGCAAGATCTCCTTTAAAAATCATTCTTTCGGACGGTAAGTCCCCTGAAGGGTCAAATGGCGCATTTCTTTACCTTGCCTATCTTTTTGCGGCTAAGCATGAATATCAACGCGCTTTTCATTTTTTAGAACTCGCCCAAAAAGGTCGTTTAGAGTCTGAGAGCGAAATCGAGAATTTGACAAAAGTGATGAGTTTATTTCGAACGCTTCCAGCGGATTCTGTGCGTAGCTCTTTACTGAAGCTAAAGGCCGAGTTATATGGTCGAAAAATTATTAGACAGCAAACGCAACAAGTCAGTTTTTCAGGAGAGGATTGGCACGTTTTTCTGGAAGATTCTCAGTACGTCGGCAAATTGTTTCAAAAATCCCAGACATATTCTTCAAAATCTGTTTTTGATCCAAAATTAGTCGAAGCATATGCACTGGATAATGCTCATGAAATTCGGTTATCAGAAGACGAGATTGAGGAAATCAAACACATTCAAGAAGAATCCTTAATTCAGATTTTGAAAAAAGAGGATGCCTTTGCGCAATTAAAATCTCGTGAAAAACCGATTGACTTAAGCAATAATATTACGATGATTTCTAGCAAGTTATTAAGTCAGTTTATAATAAGCAATATGCAAAAGCCTCTGAAACATCCCGAAGAGTTATTGTCTAAGCTTTATAAACTTGATGAAGAGATGCTTTTAGGGCATTTTTTCACGCTTTGGAATTTAGTCATTGATCAGAAATTGAAGAAAGAAGATTTATTGGCATTTTTTGCCCCGATAGAAAAAAGGGATCTTGTTAAAAAAGGGCAAAGCATGTTGAAAAATTTGAAAACGGGGGTGGGCACCGCAGTGAAAGCCTTGGCTGAAGGAGATCCCTCGGCTCAGCTTGATGCATTGCGTAAGCTTTTACTCAATCTTGCTGAAAAACCGGATAGTTTTAAAACAGCAGATCTTCGTTTCGATACCACAGCGTTGCATGTATTTCATAAAAAACTTCCTTCTAATTTCACAAAATTAGGAGTTAAAATTCTGAAACAAAAAGGACGTGGTGATCCGAAGCTGACAGAAACCATAGGGATGATTGAGAACCAGTTAAGAAAAGTGACAGGCACAAATGAAGATGGACAGAGCTTTTTACAAAATCCTGCGGATTTGCTCTCGGAAGGCCAAATTGGGCAAGTCTTTAAAAACAATTTTTCCAAGGTTGATGGGGTAAAGTCTGGAATCCAGCTATTGGACACTCAACTATTAAAAGAAAAAATTAATGAAAACCCTTACTTATTTGGACCCATAGCTGGACCTTTGATTACCAAATTTCTTGCAGTCACACCGATTGATCAAGATGTTCCAATGGAGGCTTTTGTCTCTGGAATCAGTCAACAATTCAAACTTAATGTAATTGAAGAGCTTCGAGAGACTGAATTACGCCATCGTATTGAAAATCTGGAAGAAAGACTACGTGTTCAAGAACCAAAAACGACTTGGCCGTCTGTTGATGGCGGAGAGGCCATAAAGATAGATCTTCAGTCCGCTACAGTGGGTTTAGCAAACTTTTTAATTCCTGTTCCCGCCGAAGCAATTTCAATGACAGAAAAAAGGCTTAAAGCTACCCAAAAAGAAATTGAAAGCATTTTTGCCCCTTCTCTGGGACGTGATGAAATCGAAATAAATGAAAATGAGTTGTTGTGTGCTGGGGCTGCAAGCTCTGCTGAAAATTTGATGCACGTCGTTGCTGAGCAAGGCCAAATTTTTGATCCAAAAGAATTTCAATTATTAAAAAGGCACATTGAAGAACATGAAAAAGTCGTAAAAGTGGCCTCACATAAAAAACGGGAAGCGATTCTAGAATTTTTACGAACTTATAAAGATATTAACAGTTTGCCGCCCAAGGTAAAATGGGCCCTTAAAAATGAGCAAGTCGTAGGTGAAACAGATATTTTTAATGAAGTCATCCATGCTTATCAGCAATTAAAGTTGAACATTCCTATCTTGGAAAAAGAGATAACAGAATTTTTAATTATTGATACTGAAGCGAAAATGTTCGGATATCCCGTGGAATCTATTTTGAAACAGATGCAACAACTACAAGATCAACCTTTAAAAAAAGGTCAAACACGTGACGCGTCATGGTTACAAGAATGGAGTCTTCACTCTTTTGCTTTGAATAAGTTAGTAAACGCGGCTTCTAATCGGGAGTTTTTCCTTGTAAAAGAAGGTGTCGATAAAGGCAAGCTTGCGGATCCACGTTTTCATCGAAAATTTTTAGTCACACAATGGCTACATAAAATTAACTTACGTCAAGAGCAAGTAGATATGGTTCGTGCGATGGAAAAAGATCCTTGTGCATACTATGAATTGCGTATGGGATTGGGCAAGACCTCTCATATTTTTCCTGCATTACTACTGCTTCTAGCTGAAAAAGGAACTCTGCCTGTTGGAATTGTTAAAGAAGAATTGTTTAAAGACAATCTTGAGGCGCTAGACAGAAGCACAAGGATGATGCTTCAAACAAGTTCTGAATTTAGTTTTGACCTACATTCTGATACAAGCCCTCTTGTGTTATCTGAAAAATATTACCGCCTGCTTAAAGCGAAGGAAGAAAATGGGTATATTTTAACAAGTATTCATACCAAAGCTTCTATTGAGCATCGCTTAGGTCTTCTGCGAGATCAGGTAAAGGAAATATTTGGCAAAACAAGTAATTTGCAAGACCTTCCCCATAAACTCAATGCTATTCATTTATTGCAGAAAGAGCAATATTGGCTGAGTAAAATCCGTTCACTTGTGAATGGTGATGAAAACTTTTTTGGTTTTAAAACACAAACGATTATCGATGAAGTCGATGACGTGCTCAATGTGATTAACGAGGATAACTTAGCTCTCGGTGATTCGATTCCTTTAAATCGCACTGTGATTGATATGATGGAAATGATGATGGAAGTCATCTTTACCTCTCAAAATCCCGACGTGAAAAAATTGCATGAAGCTATTCGCACAAAAAAACAAGCGACTTTACGCCCTTCGGAAGTCAGAGAAATTCTATTACCTGCTTTGGCAGGTGAAATTCTTTCAAATGATAGATTTTTGCGTTTAGCTGGTGGTTTAGACCCTGAATTAGAATTGCGCAAACGCTTAGCGGGAACTGATAAGGATGCTTTCGTCGATTACCTTTGCAGGAGTTTAGGAGAAAAAGTGCCTGGGTTTCCAGAGGAAATCGATGATGAAGATGTAAAAAATTTCCAAAACTGTGTTGGAGCGCTCAAACA
This Parachlamydia acanthamoebae DNA region includes the following protein-coding sequences:
- a CDS encoding EVE domain-containing protein, with protein sequence MTKYWLMKSEPSVYSIDDLKQDGFTLWDGVRNYQARNYMRDEMEVGDLALFYHSNVAPPGVAGICRICKTGIYDLTALDSESPYYDKRSTQKSPIWATVEVEYVEKFPYFVSLADLKDSPMFKGLELLNKGSRLSIIPIEYEHFDAIRALGHSPHETPVYIPPNFKEYYFD
- the ruvX gene encoding Holliday junction resolvase RuvX, whose translation is MSRPLPKRIVSLDYGLARIGIAISDESQTIASSLKTVAAEKKVERTVAKLVEEINAHQQRLACEIEEIVVGLPLLMSGKKGFQADEVLHFVELFKAATPIPIVTWDERLTTVQAERALREGSFNRKKRSKVIDAVAAVLILQNYLDHKKNQTSKN
- the kdsB gene encoding 3-deoxy-manno-octulosonate cytidylyltransferase, which translates into the protein MEHALQVIGIIPARLKSERLPGKLLIPIAGKTLIQRTYENALRCKLLDDLIVATDSPSILEHVQSFGGKAYLTSENCRNGTDRLAEVLTLNPTLQKIPFVINIQGDEPFLEPEVIQKVIEGLQSDKQIMVSTPITPIQTEEEALDSSVVKCVRRQDGDALYFSRALIPSSKKQGYQPETRYYRHIGVYGYRTDFLLLYTKLPSTPLQLSEDLEQLKILEHGYRIKTVVVDSISIGVDEPADIKKVEYLLCKQNTSSSPEESALP
- a CDS encoding CTP synthase — translated: MQTKYIFITGGVCSSLGKGLTSASIGMLLEKKGLSIAMLKLDPYLNVDPGTMSPYQHGEVYVTDDGAETDLDLGHYYRYTNSPLTRASNATSGQIYHQVIKRERRGDYLGKTVQVIPHITDEIKLRILQCAKQKENIDVVLVEIGGTVGDIESLPFLEAIRQFQYEHRGNCLNIHLTYVPFLKAAKEVKTKPSQHSVQVLREIGLFPDIILCRCENNLDLDVKEKISLFCNVPLQAVIEETDVEFSIYEVPLRLHEQKLDQMICERLNLPNSSIELKDWEAIIEKIRHPKGTIKVGIVGKYVQHHDAYKSVFEALYHAAIHAGYQLEIVPIEADKVSEDPSLPHALQDCDGYLVPGGFGERGWMGKILTAKYCRENNIPYFGICLGMQVMAVEFARHVLNIEDANSTEIEPMTKNPIISLLSEQKNVQDLGGTMRLGAHECQLQLDSKAFEAYQKPVILERHRHRYEFNNAYREKAEEKGLRLTGTLAGEDLCEIAEIQNHRWMIGVQFHPEFLSKPTQPHPLFLKFVEAMIQMHKEKTA